The Halorhodospira halophila genomic sequence CACGGGACCTCCTCGTCACTCGGATCCACACCTTTCGGAGGATACCCTACTCGCCCCGGGCCGGGTTCGCCTCCCGGGCCACCGCCTCGCCACGCTCGTTGACGCTCAGCACGCACAGCCCCTGGGGCGGGACATCGAGGGCATTGTTGAACTTGGTGGTCATGTTGTGGAAGGCCACCAGCCCGGTGAGTTCGATCAGGGCCTCATCATCCAGATGGCGCTTCACCGCCCCGACCACGTCGGCGCTGACCGGGGTGTCGCTGCGCGTGACCGCCTCGACGTAGCCGAGCACCACCCGCTCCCGGCTGGTGAAACCCTCCCCCTCGGCCCAATCGGCGACCGCACGGATCTTCTCCCAGGGCACACCCTGTCGTTGGAGGCTGTGGGCGCTCTGATCAACCGTGAAAGGGCATTCGTTGAGCTGCCCCACGCGCAGCCCCACCAACCCGCGCAGACCGGGCTCGAGGTCGGCGCGCCGGCGCTCGAACGCCGCCCCGAGGAGCATCAGCGGCGCCAGCAACCGGGGCCGGCGCGCCCACAGGCGGATCGGTTCGGACACCGAGCCGGCGCGCCGCCGCTGCCACCAGAACCAAGGGCGCAGGTACCAGGGGTAAGCGCTCAGGGGCATGGGATCTACGTACATGGGTGTCCTCTTTCCGGGGATTGCGGGTGCTGCCGGAGGCTATCGGCGCCGCCACTCGCAGCGTCCGGCACAGGCGCCGCGCCGAGCCAGCGCAGGTGGCTACCACAGCCGGCCACGCAGTCGCTAGCGCCGAAGCCCGACACCACCACGATACCGCCATTGCGGCGGTTGCGCCGACACTCCGGCTCGGCGTGCCGGGTGACCGACACCACGATGACGCGCCGGTCGCCGGTCAGGTAGTCCAGGTGCCAGCGCCGCGGTTTGTCCCGGCGCAGGTGCCGGGCGATCCGGGCATCCATGTTGCGCCGCGCGCTGCCCGTGTAGACCCACCAGCCGGCGGGGAATCCCACCATCCCGAGCCGGCCCACTCTGACCCGCATCGCCTCGGTAAGGAACAGCGTCAGGCAGTAGGTGGTGGCGTCCTGCTGCACCCCGGCTCCCACGGCTAGCGACTCAGCCGGACCTCGCGGATCAGCGCATCGAGCTGCTCCAGCTCGAAAGGCTTGACGATATAGTCGTTGAACCCCTCGTCCATGGCTCGGCGACGGACCTCGTCGCTGGCATCGGCGCTGACCGCCACCAGCGGTGTCTCGTGCAGCGCCGGATCGGCGCGCAGCTGCCGGGCCAAGGCAAAGCCGTCGGTATCCGGCAGGTGCATGTCGAGCAGGATCAGATCCGGCCGCTTGCGCTTGGCCATCTCCAGCCCGGTGCCTCCGTCGTAGGCCTCGAGCAGCTCCACGCCCCGGCGCTTGGCCACCAAACCGCTGAGCAGCAGCATGTTGACCCGATTGTCCTCCACCGCCAGCACACGCAGGGGCGGATCATCGGCGCGCTCATCCAGCAACTGCGGGTCGAGGCTCGGCGTGTGGTGCCGATCCCAGCCCTCACCGTCGATGCCGGGCAGGCTCAGCCGGAAGCGGGAGCCCTGATCCGGTGCGCTCTCGACCAAATGCAGATCACCGCCCATCAGGCGGCTGAGCCGCAGCGCCAGCGGTAGCCCGATCCCCACGCCCTCGATGCTTCCCGTCTCGCGCCCGAGCCGGTCGAAGGTCTCGAAGAGCCCCTCGCGGCGCTCCGGATCAATCCCCAGCCCCGTGTCGGCCACGTCGACCCACACCTGCCCGGCCTCGTCGCATCCGTAGCTGAGGACCACCGATCCGCCCTCACGGTTGTACTTGATGGCGTTGGTCAGCAGGTTCAGCACCACCTGCTTGAGCCGCAGCCGGTCCGCCCAGACACACACCCCGCTGGAGCGCCCGGAACCCTCCAGGCGCAGGCTGACGCCGTGGTCGGCGGCCTGATCACGCACGAGGCGCAGACCCTCCTGCAGCAGATCGGAGACGCGCACCGTCTCCGGCGTCAGTGACGCACGGCCGGCCTCGATCCGCGCCAGATCCAGGATGTCGCCGACCAGATCACGCAGGTGCCAGCCGGCACTGAGGATGTGGCGCAAGTATTCGCTGCGGGTGGCGGCATCGAGCTCATCGTCGGCATAGAGCAGCTGCGCGAAGCCGACGATGGCGTTGAGCGGGGTGCGCAGCTCGTGGCTCATCGCCGAGAGGAACTCCGACTTGGCCCGGTCCGTGCGCTCGGCCGCCACCCGCGCCTCGGCGTGCTCGGACTCGCGCGCCTTATAATCCTCGATATCGAGCAGGGCGCCGGCCACCGCGGTCATCCGGCCGGCGGCATCGCGCACCGGCGTCCCGGTCGCGCGCAGCCAGCGCTGCTCCCCGCCGGCAACCCGGGCTTGGAACTCGACATCGTAGGCGGTGCCGTCATCGATGCACCGGCGATAGGCCTCCTGCAACCGCTCGCGATGCTCGAGGGCATAGTGGTCCAGCCCCTCGCGGGCCGGCCGCGGGGCGTCGTCGGTCAAGCCGAAGAGG encodes the following:
- a CDS encoding carboxymuconolactone decarboxylase family protein, giving the protein MYVDPMPLSAYPWYLRPWFWWQRRRAGSVSEPIRLWARRPRLLAPLMLLGAAFERRRADLEPGLRGLVGLRVGQLNECPFTVDQSAHSLQRQGVPWEKIRAVADWAEGEGFTSRERVVLGYVEAVTRSDTPVSADVVGAVKRHLDDEALIELTGLVAFHNMTTKFNNALDVPPQGLCVLSVNERGEAVAREANPARGE
- a CDS encoding GIY-YIG nuclease family protein, with translation MGAGVQQDATTYCLTLFLTEAMRVRVGRLGMVGFPAGWWVYTGSARRNMDARIARHLRRDKPRRWHLDYLTGDRRVIVVSVTRHAEPECRRNRRNGGIVVVSGFGASDCVAGCGSHLRWLGAAPVPDAASGGADSLRQHPQSPERGHPCT
- a CDS encoding PAS domain-containing hybrid sensor histidine kinase/response regulator translates to MPRLNAESDPDDLLTLAAESVGLGVWRIDLQTECIELCPRARALFGLTDDAPRPAREGLDHYALEHRERLQEAYRRCIDDGTAYDVEFQARVAGGEQRWLRATGTPVRDAAGRMTAVAGALLDIEDYKARESEHAEARVAAERTDRAKSEFLSAMSHELRTPLNAIVGFAQLLYADDELDAATRSEYLRHILSAGWHLRDLVGDILDLARIEAGRASLTPETVRVSDLLQEGLRLVRDQAADHGVSLRLEGSGRSSGVCVWADRLRLKQVVLNLLTNAIKYNREGGSVVLSYGCDEAGQVWVDVADTGLGIDPERREGLFETFDRLGRETGSIEGVGIGLPLALRLSRLMGGDLHLVESAPDQGSRFRLSLPGIDGEGWDRHHTPSLDPQLLDERADDPPLRVLAVEDNRVNMLLLSGLVAKRRGVELLEAYDGGTGLEMAKRKRPDLILLDMHLPDTDGFALARQLRADPALHETPLVAVSADASDEVRRRAMDEGFNDYIVKPFELEQLDALIREVRLSR